A stretch of Cicer arietinum cultivar CDC Frontier isolate Library 1 chromosome 5, Cicar.CDCFrontier_v2.0, whole genome shotgun sequence DNA encodes these proteins:
- the LOC140920484 gene encoding uncharacterized protein, producing MGLSTTLDSWECWIYEHFPRICKRGDRGAVPAHLPRACRWIAKHAVEGGLVTYRQRLDALLLEDVVFTPYDDDRANHPFEDISVFSGYLRCGGVSVPYLSERCLRQFGRIQCISPDVPLRPANID from the exons ATGGGGCTGTCCACGACACTCGACAGTTGGGAG TGCTGGATCTACGAACACTTCCCTAGGATCTGTAAGCGGGGCGATAGAGGTGCGGTTCCTGCAcatcttccaagagcatgtaggtggaTTGCAAAACATGCTGTTGAAGGTGGATTAGTGACCTATCGGCAGAGACTTGATGCTTTGTTGCTTGAGGATGTAGTGTTTAcaccatatgatgatgatcgagCTAATCATCCGTTTGAAGATATTTCGGTGTTCTCTGGTTATCTTCGATGTGGTGGAGTCTCAGTCCCATATTTGTCGGAGCGATGTCTTCGACAATTTGGTCGTATTCAGTGCATCTCGCCTGATGTTCCTCTCAGGCCCGCCAATATAGATTGA
- the LOC101503075 gene encoding uncharacterized protein: MTKYKLAPRFILNALKVRNETNVTIPSQIYKARSTYRSSLRGPYTEMQHLLKLIQQENYVHWTRRRENSDILRDIFWTHPDCIKLLNTFHFVLICDSTYKTNRYRLPLLEIVGVTSTSLTFSVGFAYLEKERQDNFIWAFEKVRMLFKSESLISKVIVTDRDLAMMNAISVVFPTSIHLLCRFHIEKNVGARCKQYVKKDRQEEVMDLWKKIVYSTSVEEYDHHLQQFEILCADIILFVDYVKDSWLTPYKERFVNVWTNRVMHLGNTTSNRVESAHWRLKNMLQTSFGDLCKSWDAVNMMLKNQICIIQSSFQKTIKDVEHGYNSQFFQNLHHCVSRKCMKLIDNQLERVKIVGTNKTECGCSIRTTHGLPCACELAKLQINGNAIPLDSIHDFWKQLSIAHELEDEESLSDYDFSEELEAMKAYMKTHDIISQRIFKAKVREVVFPHTTSILAPPEKVRTKGAGKKKKEFDTPRDPSYWEYVDASQESAKARQPSQSSQRSARQQSQSSQHSFKTQFPTYIRPYIEDIVDVVADGNCGFRAIAALLGWTEESWALVRSQLDKEIGLHKDVYSNVFDDNVESVRNSLKISKLGAQGKDKWMSLPDLGYVIATLYNVILVSLSRNLNMTFFPLNKSPSKETFGQSLLAIGFVNENHWVQIKLKSDCPLPPTSQKWKDFCSDTTKSWEVAYASRMKHWERIDPSFINSSCISLNED; the protein is encoded by the exons atgacaaagtataagcttgcacccagattcattctaaatgctttgaaagtgAGAAATGAAACCAATGTCACTATTcccagtcaaatatataaagcaaggagtacttatcgatcatcattgagaggtccgtacacagaaatgcagcatctgttgaagttaatacaacaagaaaattatgtgcattggacaagaagacgggaaaattctgatattttgagagatattttttggacgcatcctgactgtataaagttgttaaacacatttcattttgttttgatatgtgatagcacatacaaaacaaacagatatcggttgccattacttgaaatagtCGGTGTCActtctactagtttgacattttcagttgggtttgcttatttggaaaaagagcgacaagataacttcatctgggcatttgaGAAGGTACGAATGTTGTTCAAATCTGAGTCTttgatttctaaagttattgtgactgatagagatcttgccatgatgaatgcgattagtgttgtgtttcctacttcaatacatttgctatgtcgttttcatattgaaaaaaatgttggggcaagatgcaaacaatatgtcaaaaaggatagacaagaagaagtaatggatttatggaaaaagattgtctattcgactagtgtggaagagtatgatcatcatttgcaacaatttgagatattgtgtgccgatattattctttttgttgattatgtgaaagattcatggttaacaccttacaaagaaaggtttgtcaacgtttggaccaatagagtgatgcatttggggaacacaacatctaacag agttgagtctgctcattggagattgaaaaacatgcttcaaactagttttggtgatttgtgtaaaagcTGGGATGcagtgaatatgatgttgaagaaccaaatatgtatcattcagtcttcttttcagaaaaccatcaaggatgttgagcacgggtataattcacaattttttcaaaatctacatcactgtgtatcaagaaagtgtatgaaattaattgataaCCAGTTGGAAAGGGTGAAGATTGTAGGCACTAACAAAACAGAATGTGGTTGTTCAATtagaacaactcatggattaccatgtgcttgtgagttggctAAGTTGCAGATAAATGGTAATGCtatccctttagatagcattcatgATTTTTGGAAACAGTTAAGCATTGCACATGaattagaggatgaagaatctttatcagattatgacttttctgaagagttggaagcaatgaaagcgtacatgaaGACACACGATATTataagtcaaaggatattcaaggcaaaggtgcgtgaagttgtatttccacataccacatcaatacttgcaccaccAGAGAAAGTGAGAACCAAAGGAGctggtaaaaagaaaaaagaatttgatactcctcgtgatccttcatattgggagtatgttgatgcctctcaagaatctgcaaaggcaaggcaaccatctcaatcatctcaacgttctgcaaggcaacaatctcaatcatctcaacaTTCTTTTAAGACACAATTTCCTACTTATATACGTCCGTATATTGAGGACATAGTAGATGTTGtggctgatggaaattgtgggtttCGTGCAATTGCAGCATTGCTAGGTTGGACCGAAGAATCTTGGGCTTTAGTTCGAtcacaattggataaagagattgGTCTACATAAAGATGTTTATTCTAATGTTTTTGATGACAATGTTGAATCAGTGCGGaactcattgaaaatatcaaaattgggtgctcaaggaaaagataagtggatgtctttaccagacttgggttacgtgatagcaacactatataatgtcatattggtgtcGTTGTCTCGTAATCTGAATATGACATTTTTCCCGCTAAACAAATCACCATCGAAAGAGACCTTTGGGCAGTCTTTACTAGCAATTGGATTTGTTAACGAGAATCATTGGGTACAG atcaaattgaagtctgattgtcctttgccacctacgtcacaaaaatggaaagacttTTGTAGTGACACAACAAAGAGTTGGGAAGTAGCTTATGCATCACGtatgaagcattgggaacgcattgatccatcatttatcaattcatcttgtatttcattaaatgaagattag